One genomic window of Mercenaria mercenaria strain notata chromosome 2, MADL_Memer_1, whole genome shotgun sequence includes the following:
- the LOC128550119 gene encoding uncharacterized protein LOC128550119, which translates to MRSRFTGSDTLHAILYAKERFNTISHSSINKLSRFFYGFMMPRKKRLTVGMPAKRRSAKVIKIEVIGLEPEEYQNSNDHTYFNESYTVEKYDTDTNEVSGIADFFKNDHTYASLSGYFPPKSWDAMGYSDTAHGQCIFSEEDTHLNEECISFWEKDVLFNHVFCVYENDEVRDNKNVDKKNLDILRDKLSAMFHKRYLFHRSKSVLKLIELYDSENPSIKLSINFFKDLTCEVYVHRQKISNEHEIWHKLPAHLTVLDKAVSLVERISRYNVCVGNPEKEYTDLVPVGEGLSDNKEPGILAVHEGDFKAKTVIGKEYNGTIRTVKCHLLVTGSRCKVCSKYRNALRRRKERLEERQSSNRKYNHTHFKHKDMTHNELLKKLDEQKNEIKSLKEEMIRTKREFDKMKTKVGMKMETNQHNKVKDLKASCQSEFEKLYFIPL; encoded by the exons ATGAGGTCTCGTTTTACAGGAAGTGACACTCTACATGCCATTCTGTATGCAAAAGAAAGATTCAACACAATCAGTCATTCATCGATAAATAAATTATCACGCTTTTTTTATG GTTTCATGATGCCACGGAAAAAGAGACTGACTGTTGGTATGCCTGCCAAACGAAGGTCTGCCAAGGTGATTAAAATAGAAGTGATTGGCCTTGAACCTGAAGAATATCAAAACAGCAATGATCACACATACTTTAATGAAAGTTATACTGTTGAGAAATATGATACAGACACTAATGAAGTTAGTGGTATTGCCGACTTTTTCAAGAATGACCATACCTATGCATCGCTGTCTGGATATTTTCCGCCTAAGTCATGGGATGCAATGGGATATAGTGATACAGCACATGGCCAATGTATTTTTTCTGAAGAAGATACACACTTGAATGAGGAATGTATTTCCTTTTGGGAGAAAGATGTTTTGTTCAATCATGTGTTTTGTGTTTATGAAAATGATGAAGTGAGAGATAacaaaaatgttgataaaaaaaatctggatATATTAAGGGATAAATTAAGTGCGATGTTCCATAAAAGATACCTGTTTCACAGATCAAAGTCTGTTTTGAAGTTGATAGAACTGTATGATAGTGAAAATCCTTCAATAAAACTTTCAATTAATTTCTTTAAGGACTTAACTTGTGAAGTTTATGTGCATagacaaaaaatttcaaatgaacatGAAATTTGGCACAAACTTCCAGCACATCTCACTGTCTTAGATAAAGCAGTTTCTCTTGTTGAACGAATTTCAAGGTATAATGTATGTGTTGGCAATCCAGAAAAGGAGTACACTGACTTAGTGCCAGTTGGGGAAGGTCTTAGTGATAATAAAGAGCCAGGGATTTTGGCAGTGCATGAAGGCGACTTCAAGGCAAAAACTGTAATTGGGAAAGAATACAATGGAACTATAAGAACGGTAAAGTGTCATTTACTGGTAACTGGCAGCAGATGTAAAGTTTGCTCTAAATATAGAAACGCCCTTCGAAGAAGAAAGGAACGGTTAGAGGAAAGACAATCCTCCAACAGAAAGTATAACCAcacacattttaaacataaagaCATGACACACAATGAATTGCTCAAAAAATTAGatgaacaaaaaaatgaaataaagtcctTAAAGGAGGAGATGATCAGAACGAAAAGAgaatttgacaaaatgaaaacaaaggttGGAATGAAAATGGAGACAAACCAACACAATAAAGTGAAAGATTTGAAGGCGAGTTGCCAGTCTGaatttgaaaaattgtatttCATACCTCTTTGA